A segment of the Streptomyces sp. XD-27 genome:
CCGCATGGCCGCGACCTCCGCCGGATCCGACGCCACCTGCCACTGGGCGATCCGCTCGGCCGGAAGCGCCCGCGTACGGGCCACGATCAGAGCGACGTCGTCGCCGGGCCGGTCGGGGAGCAGCTCGCCGAGCACCGCCTGGCACGTCTCCTCCGGGTCGCGACCCACCGGCTCCGCCGACTCCGCGGCCCCCGCCGAGTGCGCGGTCCCCACCGCCCCCGCCGAGGCCGCGGCATCCGGCTCCGCCAGGGACGCGCGCAGCAGCTCCAGGCCCTCGTCGATGTCCCGGTCGCGCTTCTCGACGAGCCCGTCGGTGTACAGCACCAGGCTGCTGCCCTCGGGCAGTTCGAACTCGGCCGTCTCGAAGGGCAGCCCGCCGAGGCCCAGCGGCGGCCCGCTGGGCAGGTCCACGAACTCCACCTTCCCGTCCGGGTGCACCAGCGCGGGCGGCAGATGCCCGGCCCGCGCCATCGTGCAGCGCCGGGACACCGGGTCGTAGATCGCGTACAGGCAGGTCGCACCGGTGACCGCCTTGGCGGAGCCCTCCTGCTCCGCGTCCTCCCGGTCGATCCGGGCGATCAGCTCGTCCAGATGGGACAGCAGTTCGTCCGGCGGCATGTCGAGGGCGGAGAAGTTGTGCACGGCGGTGCGGAGCCGGCCCATGGTCGCGGCGGCGTGCAGGCCGTGGCCGACGACGTCCCCGACGACGAGGGCCACCCGCGCGCCCGGCAGCGGAATGACGTCGAACCAGTCGCCGCCGACGCCCGACTGGGCGGGCAGATAGCGGTAGGCGACGTCGAGCGCGCTCTGCTGGGGCAGCACCCGGGGCAGCAGGCTGCGCTGGAGCGTCACCGCCATGGTGTGCTCGCGCGTGTAGCGGCGGGCGTTGTCGATGCTGACCGCCGCGCGCGCCACCAGTTCCTCGGCCAGCGACAGGTCCTCGTCGTCGAACGGGTCCGGCTTCTGGGACCGCCAGAAGCTCGCCACGCCCAGCACCACACCACGCGCGCGGAGCGGCACGGCGATCATCGAGTGGATGCCGAACGCGACGATCTCGCGGGCCTTGCCGGGGTCCTGCGACTGCCACCCGCCATACGCGGCCAGATCGGGCTCGATGGCCGCCGTGCCGTTGTCGTAGCTCCAGCCCTGCGGGGTGGTCGGTACGAAGTCGATCAGCTTGCCGAGCGGGAAGAGCGGGGCGTCGTCGCGCACACCGCACACGGCCGTACGGCGCAGCGCCGCCCGCTCCTCCGGCTCCTCGCCATGCAGCACGGCGTCGGACAGGTCGACGGTGACGTAGTCGGCGACGCGCCGCACCGCGTACGCGGCCAGCTCCTCGGCCGTGCGCGCCACATCGAGCCCGGTGCCGATCCGCACGCTCGCGTCGTAGAGGGTCTTGAGCCGCTTGCGGGCCAGGTCGACGGAGTCGGACAGCTGCTGGAGCTCGGTGGTGTCGCGCAGGGTGGCGACGCTGCCGGGCGGGCCGCCGTGCCGGTCGGTGGGCCGGTGGCTGACCGACAGCAGCCGGTCCCCCGCGACGTGCACCTCGTCGGTGGTGGCGCGCCCCGAGACCAGCAGCGCGGCGGAGTACGGGGCCAGGCCCAGCTCGGCCACCCGCCGCCCCTCGGCGTCCGGCGGCAGGTCCAGCAGCCGGCGCGCCTCGTCGTTGGCGAGCACCAGCCGGCCGTCGCCGTCGACGATCAGCACCCCTTCGCGCACGGAGTGGAGCACCGCGTCGTGGTGCTCGTACATCCGCGTCATCTCGCCCGGGTCCAGGCCGTGGGTCTGCCGCCGCAGCCGCCTGCTGACCAGCGCGGTCCCGGCGGTGGCCAGCGCGAGCGCGGCGACCGCGGCGCCGATCACCAGCGGCAGCTGGCGGTCGACCACGTCGCCGACCCGCTCGACGGTGATCCCGGCGGCGACCAGGCCGACGACCGTGCCGCGCTCGTCGGTGACCGGGACGACGGCCCGTACGGAGGGGCCGAGGGTGCCGGTGAAGGTCTCCACGACCGTCCGGCCGTGCTCGGCGGGCTCGATCGTGCCCATGAAGCGCCGGCCGATGTGTTCGGGGTTCGGGTGGGTCCAGCGGATGCCCTTCGGCGACATGACGACGACGAAGTCGACACCGGACGCCTCGCGCGCCGCCTC
Coding sequences within it:
- a CDS encoding SpoIIE family protein phosphatase produces the protein MRRRVRTVAGQVFVLQVSVVLLVVVAAVVALVLQSRHDSTQEARHRSLAVAATFARSPGLVDALHGTDPTAALQGRAEAAREASGVDFVVVMSPKGIRWTHPNPEHIGRRFMGTIEPAEHGRTVVETFTGTLGPSVRAVVPVTDERGTVVGLVAAGITVERVGDVVDRQLPLVIGAAVAALALATAGTALVSRRLRRQTHGLDPGEMTRMYEHHDAVLHSVREGVLIVDGDGRLVLANDEARRLLDLPPDAEGRRVAELGLAPYSAALLVSGRATTDEVHVAGDRLLSVSHRPTDRHGGPPGSVATLRDTTELQQLSDSVDLARKRLKTLYDASVRIGTGLDVARTAEELAAYAVRRVADYVTVDLSDAVLHGEEPEERAALRRTAVCGVRDDAPLFPLGKLIDFVPTTPQGWSYDNGTAAIEPDLAAYGGWQSQDPGKAREIVAFGIHSMIAVPLRARGVVLGVASFWRSQKPDPFDDEDLSLAEELVARAAVSIDNARRYTREHTMAVTLQRSLLPRVLPQQSALDVAYRYLPAQSGVGGDWFDVIPLPGARVALVVGDVVGHGLHAAATMGRLRTAVHNFSALDMPPDELLSHLDELIARIDREDAEQEGSAKAVTGATCLYAIYDPVSRRCTMARAGHLPPALVHPDGKVEFVDLPSGPPLGLGGLPFETAEFELPEGSSLVLYTDGLVEKRDRDIDEGLELLRASLAEPDAAASAGAVGTAHSAGAAESAEPVGRDPEETCQAVLGELLPDRPGDDVALIVARTRALPAERIAQWQVASDPAEVAAMRAAVAGTLAGWGLAELAFTTGLILSELITNAIRHAAGPIRVRLLYDRTLICEVSDAGSTSPHLRYAATTDEGGRGLFLVSQYAERWGTRYTPEGKIIWAEQPLPGAKHAYA